From the genome of Phycodurus eques isolate BA_2022a chromosome 22, UOR_Pequ_1.1, whole genome shotgun sequence, one region includes:
- the LOC133397330 gene encoding zinc finger protein 3 homolog isoform X2, translating into MCARTTAKYKKEHFEKNEENERHRQLVDAVRKQPRDVLHRADISEDLHPEKQEPEPTRIKEEVENEEVPHIKEEEVLEPVSIKKEEEEERPHIKQEEEEVITKFLLTDNALKRENEGQSEESRRGAEPPSSNSSSSQHMTTEGDGDHCGGSQADGLFAPLSDSDDTTSHSPHIDDDDKQSEGDMTCRTDNRRWKCSQCGKTFACKKTLKHHMITHTGSRAC; encoded by the exons atgtgtgcaaggacGACAGCAAAGTACAAGaaggaacattttgaaaagaatgAAGAGAACGAGCGACATCGTCAACTTGTGGACGCTGTTCGCAAGCAGCCTCGTGATGTGTTACACAGAGCAG ACATCAGTGAGGATCTTCATCCTGAAAAGCAGGAGCCAGAGCCCACTcgcattaaagaggaagtggagaaCGAAGAGGTCCCCcatatcaaagaggaagaggtaTTGGAGCCCGtttccattaaaaaagaggaggaagaagagcgcCCTCAcatcaaacaggaagaggaggaggtaaTCACCAAGTTTCTATTGACTGATAACGCTTTGAAGAGAGAAAATGAAGGAcaaagtgaggagagcagaagaggggcggagcctccaagcagcaacagcagctcaagtcaacacatgacaacagaaggtgatggagaccactgtggaggatcacaagcagacggcctcttcGCTCCAttatcagatagtgacgacacaacgtcacactctcctcacattgatgatgatgataaacagtctgaaggtgatatgacatgtcgCACTGACAACAgacgatggaaatgttctcagtgtgggaaaacatttgcttGTAAGAAGACTTTGAAACACCACATGataacacacactg ggtcgcgggcgtgctag
- the LOC133397330 gene encoding zinc finger protein OZF-like isoform X1, protein MCARTTAKYKKEHFEKNEENERHRQLVDAVRKQPRDVLHRADISEDLHPEKQEPEPTRIKEEVENEEVPHIKEEEVLEPVSIKKEEEEERPHIKQEEEEVITKFLLTDNALKRENEGQSEESRRGAEPPSSNSSSSQHMTTEGDGDHCGGSQADGLFAPLSDSDDTTSHSPHIDDDDKQSEGDMTCRTDNRRWKCSQCGKTFACKKTLKHHMITHTGEKPFSCSVCSKRFTQKRYLKRHTRMHTGEKPFSCSVCSKRFIQQGHLKRHTRTHTGEKPFCCSVCGQRYSDRGQLKSHTRIHTGEKPYACSVCGRRFSQNGHLKSHIRTHTGEKPFSCSVCCKRFAQKRHLKIHTRTHTGEKPFSCSVCSERFTLKGHLKIHTTTHIGKKPFSCLDCGQRFSQKGDLKIHRRMHTGEKPYSCSDWDEIV, encoded by the exons atgtgtgcaaggacGACAGCAAAGTACAAGaaggaacattttgaaaagaatgAAGAGAACGAGCGACATCGTCAACTTGTGGACGCTGTTCGCAAGCAGCCTCGTGATGTGTTACACAGAGCAG ACATCAGTGAGGATCTTCATCCTGAAAAGCAGGAGCCAGAGCCCACTcgcattaaagaggaagtggagaaCGAAGAGGTCCCCcatatcaaagaggaagaggtaTTGGAGCCCGtttccattaaaaaagaggaggaagaagagcgcCCTCAcatcaaacaggaagaggaggaggtaaTCACCAAGTTTCTATTGACTGATAACGCTTTGAAGAGAGAAAATGAAGGAcaaagtgaggagagcagaagaggggcggagcctccaagcagcaacagcagctcaagtcaacacatgacaacagaaggtgatggagaccactgtggaggatcacaagcagacggcctcttcGCTCCAttatcagatagtgacgacacaacgtcacactctcctcacattgatgatgatgataaacagtctgaaggtgatatgacatgtcgCACTGACAACAgacgatggaaatgttctcagtgtgggaaaacatttgcttGTAAGAAGACTTTGAAACACCACATGataacacacactggtgagaaacctttttcttgctcagtttgtagtaagagattcactcagaagcgatatttaaaaagacacacaagaatgcacactggtgagaaacctttttcctgctcagtttgcagtaaaagatTCATACAGCAGGgacatttaaaaagacacacgagaactcacactggagagaaacctttttgctgctcagtttgtggtcaaagatacTCTGATCGGGgacaattaaaaagtcacacaagaatccacactggtgagaaaccttatgcctgctcagtttgtggtcgaaGGTTCTCCCAAAATGGACACCTTAAAAGCCATataagaacccacactggtgagaaacctttttcctgctcagtttgttgTAAAAGATTTGCTCAGAAGCGACATTTAAAAATCCACAccagaacccacactggtgagaaacctttttcctgctcagtttgcagtGAAAGATTCACTCTGAAGGGACatctaaaaatacacacaacaacGCACATTGGAAAGAAACCTTTTTCGTGCTTggattgtggccaaagattctctcagaagggagacttaaaaatacacagaagaatgcacactggagagaaaccttatTCCTGCTCAGACTGGGATGAAATAGTCTAA